A genomic window from Trueperella bialowiezensis includes:
- a CDS encoding UTP--glucose-1-phosphate uridylyltransferase: MGNASGLGEFTEALEANLQKMRADGQSETVRQVFSNYFGQIVRGQTGLIAEETISPLVDIDAVDDSAEREDDVHALGRTVFLKLNGGLGTSMGLDKAKSLLPVRSGKTFLDIMTAQVRDARQRSGSFIPLMFLNSFRTREDTLDVLAADMHGDLPIDLLQNREPKILADTLYPVQWEKNPDLEWCPPGHGDIYTAMFDSGILDDLLAAGYRNLMTSNSDNLGAYPSGRLAAWFEESGSQCSLEVCERSPADRKGGHLAVRNDDGRVILRDRAQTSADDMAHFTDIDRHPYFNTNNMWFNIEALRDLLRTTGGLVDLPVIRNHQTVDPTDPNSPQVIQIECAMGAIVEKFEHAKPIVVGRERFIPVKTTNDLMVIRSDLFTMDERSRLHQVGKKIPYVDLDPRFYKFIADFDRRVRHVPSLLESESLVVRGEWFFDGGHVSGQVELVNDAAEPRHFS; this comes from the coding sequence ATGGGCAATGCCAGCGGGTTGGGTGAGTTTACCGAGGCGCTCGAGGCAAATCTGCAGAAAATGCGCGCCGATGGGCAAAGCGAAACGGTCCGCCAGGTGTTCAGCAACTATTTTGGGCAGATAGTGCGCGGGCAGACCGGTTTGATCGCAGAAGAGACGATCAGTCCGCTGGTTGATATCGACGCCGTTGACGATTCGGCCGAACGTGAAGACGACGTGCATGCGCTTGGCCGTACCGTGTTCCTGAAACTCAATGGCGGGCTTGGCACGTCGATGGGTTTAGACAAGGCGAAATCTTTGCTCCCGGTCCGTAGCGGTAAAACGTTCCTTGACATCATGACCGCCCAGGTGCGTGATGCCCGGCAGCGTTCGGGGTCGTTCATTCCGCTCATGTTCCTCAACTCGTTTCGCACGCGAGAAGACACGTTAGACGTGTTGGCTGCGGACATGCACGGTGATCTTCCGATTGATCTGCTGCAAAACCGTGAGCCGAAGATTTTGGCAGACACGCTGTATCCCGTGCAGTGGGAGAAGAATCCTGATCTCGAATGGTGCCCGCCCGGGCACGGCGATATTTATACGGCCATGTTCGATTCTGGCATTCTTGATGATCTCCTTGCCGCGGGTTATCGCAACCTCATGACCTCTAATTCCGATAACCTGGGCGCGTATCCGAGCGGCCGGCTCGCGGCTTGGTTTGAAGAGTCCGGTTCGCAGTGTTCGCTGGAAGTGTGCGAACGAAGCCCGGCTGACCGGAAAGGCGGCCATTTGGCGGTTCGCAACGACGACGGCCGGGTCATTCTCCGCGATAGAGCCCAAACGTCTGCCGACGATATGGCGCACTTTACCGACATTGACCGGCATCCTTATTTCAACACGAACAACATGTGGTTCAACATCGAAGCGCTACGTGACCTGCTTCGGACCACGGGCGGGTTGGTCGATCTGCCGGTTATCCGCAATCACCAGACCGTCGACCCCACGGATCCCAACTCTCCGCAGGTTATCCAGATTGAATGCGCGATGGGTGCGATCGTCGAAAAATTCGAGCACGCCAAACCCATTGTTGTGGGCCGTGAACGTTTCATTCCCGTGAAGACCACGAATGATCTCATGGTCATCCGGTCAGACCTGTTTACGATGGATGAGCGCTCGCGGCTTCATCAGGTGGGGAAGAAAATTCCGTACGTGGATTTGGATCCGCGGTTCTACAAGTTTATTGCTGATTTTGATCGGCGTGTTCGCCACGTGCCGTCCTTGCTGGAATCGGAATCGTTGGTGGTGCGCGGCGAGTGGTTCTTCGACGGCGGGCACGTATCGGGGCAGGTCGAGCTGGTTAACGACGCCGCAGAACCCCGCCACTTCAGCTAG
- a CDS encoding fumarylacetoacetate hydrolase family protein has translation MKIARLSLAQGPRFAMVDEDTGNYIVLADDPLYSEVSPTGQVVAPADANLVSPMIPRSKVIGFGDNYNRPDYRPDPDVLPTCFLKPNTAVVGPNVPITIPEWAGDVRHEAELAVVISRIAKDVPLERVDDVIFGYTVANDVGDLAAQASDPQWARAKGFDTSCPIGPVIVTDLDTANLEITLAVNGEVRGRGTTADLVRNARELVVLASQMFTLLPGDVILTGSPFPAVAAAPGDDVVCTVEGIGELRNPVV, from the coding sequence ATGAAGATTGCGCGCCTATCTCTTGCTCAAGGTCCTCGTTTTGCGATGGTTGATGAGGACACCGGTAACTACATTGTTCTTGCTGATGATCCGTTGTATTCGGAGGTGAGCCCCACAGGGCAGGTGGTCGCTCCGGCGGATGCGAACCTGGTCTCTCCGATGATTCCGCGGTCGAAGGTGATTGGTTTTGGGGACAACTACAATCGCCCTGATTACCGGCCTGACCCGGACGTGTTGCCCACGTGCTTTTTGAAGCCGAACACCGCCGTCGTCGGCCCGAACGTACCGATTACGATCCCGGAGTGGGCGGGGGACGTGCGCCACGAAGCCGAGCTGGCCGTTGTGATCTCGCGGATTGCGAAGGATGTGCCACTCGAGCGGGTCGACGACGTCATCTTTGGCTATACGGTGGCCAACGACGTCGGTGATCTTGCCGCGCAAGCATCCGATCCGCAGTGGGCGCGGGCGAAGGGCTTCGATACGTCGTGTCCGATTGGGCCGGTGATTGTGACGGACCTGGACACGGCAAACCTCGAGATTACGCTCGCGGTCAATGGTGAGGTGCGCGGGCGGGGCACTACGGCTGATTTGGTACGTAATGCGCGCGAGCTTGTTGTGCTCGCCTCGCAGATGTTTACCTTGCTGCCTGGCGACGTGATTTTGACGGGCAGCCCGTTCCCTGCTGTTGCGGCCGCGCCGGGCGACGACGTCGTGTGCACCGTTGAGGGAATCGGCGAACTGCGCAACCCGGTCGTCTAG
- a CDS encoding MalY/PatB family protein encodes MNFDDITIDQLRSSGNLKWAGSPDSIGMFVAEMDLGLAEPIRRVLRQYADSPGIGYRSASAKRDLQEATAGWLAKNTAWAPRPEQVRAVPDVVSSARVVLDQLTTPGSPAILPTPAYMGFTSLIPAMGREMIEVPCVLEGGRYRLDLDGIRAGFERGAQALMLVNPANPTGRVYTREELRELSEVVAEFPDAIVFSDDIHAPLVLEGEHIPYASVSEVAASHTVTAVAASKGWSIPGLKCAQLVISNPDHVRRLEPYLGWADSITSTVGAAAAVAAYTEGEAWRAALLDYLRGNRDLFAAAVAGWPGVWAPHIEGTYIGWLDFTDALEAGALADRGGSVGGKQIAEWLAEHTGVVLTPGAACGKGYEAFARIILATPRPILEDALGRMTAALEG; translated from the coding sequence ATGAATTTTGACGACATCACCATCGATCAGCTGCGGTCCTCCGGCAACCTCAAGTGGGCGGGCAGCCCGGATTCGATTGGCATGTTCGTCGCCGAAATGGATTTGGGGCTCGCCGAACCCATTCGCCGCGTGTTACGCCAGTACGCTGACTCCCCCGGCATCGGCTACCGCTCAGCCAGCGCGAAACGTGATCTGCAAGAGGCGACGGCGGGCTGGCTTGCGAAGAATACGGCGTGGGCGCCGCGGCCTGAGCAAGTCCGGGCGGTTCCCGACGTCGTCTCCTCGGCTCGCGTGGTCCTCGACCAGTTAACGACGCCGGGCTCGCCCGCCATCTTGCCCACCCCGGCTTACATGGGGTTCACCTCCCTGATCCCGGCGATGGGCCGCGAGATGATCGAAGTACCCTGTGTGCTCGAGGGCGGGCGCTACCGGCTCGACCTTGACGGTATTCGTGCCGGTTTCGAACGTGGCGCGCAGGCGCTCATGCTCGTCAACCCGGCCAATCCCACTGGGCGGGTCTACACGCGCGAAGAACTGCGTGAGCTCTCTGAGGTGGTGGCTGAATTTCCGGATGCCATCGTGTTCTCCGACGATATCCACGCCCCGCTCGTTCTCGAGGGCGAACACATTCCTTACGCGTCGGTGTCTGAGGTGGCGGCCTCGCACACCGTCACCGCGGTGGCCGCCTCTAAGGGCTGGTCGATCCCTGGCTTGAAATGTGCCCAGCTCGTCATTTCAAATCCGGATCACGTCCGCCGCCTCGAGCCCTACCTAGGCTGGGCAGACTCGATCACGTCAACGGTGGGCGCCGCTGCCGCCGTCGCCGCCTACACCGAAGGCGAAGCTTGGCGAGCAGCACTACTGGACTATCTACGCGGCAACCGCGATCTTTTCGCCGCAGCCGTGGCAGGCTGGCCGGGCGTGTGGGCACCGCACATCGAAGGCACCTATATTGGCTGGCTCGACTTCACCGACGCGCTCGAGGCGGGCGCGCTGGCAGACAGGGGCGGCTCTGTCGGCGGCAAGCAGATCGCCGAATGGCTGGCCGAGCACACCGGCGTCGTGCTCACTCCCGGGGCCGCGTGCGGCAAAGGCTATGAAGCGTTCGCACGCATCATCCTGGCCACGCCGCGCCCGATCTTGGAAGACGCGCTCGGCAGAATGACGGCCGCACTCGAGGGCTAA
- the gltX gene encoding glutamate--tRNA ligase, whose product MSTPHVRVRFCPSPTGTPHVGLIRTCLFNWAYARHTGGTFIFRIEDTDQARDSEESYQQLLESLRWLGLDWDEGVEVGGPHEPYRQSQRMDIYADVARQLVEAGYAYESFTTPEETEARHVAAGRNPKLGYDGFDRDLTEEQKAAYRAEGREPVLRMRMPDEDITFTDIVRGDVTFKAGTVPDYVIVRANGQPLYTLTNPVDDAMTEVTHILRGEDLLSSTPRQIVLYHALLELGIAKVIPEYGHLPYVMGEGNKKLSKRDPEANLLLHRERGMIPEGLLNYLGLLGWSVAADRDLFDRDEMIEKFDVYDVNPNPARFDDKKAVAINAEHIRRLDVEDLRERLTPYLHRDGVVSAAEYGKLSEREQYLVDEATPLVQTRIQLLGEAPALMAFLFKDGEDLAYDEKAVGKLRDTAPAVLDAAIDAFGELSEWSIDAIRAAMDEHVISALEVKPRFAYQPLFVAMTGTNVSLPVVDSMVILGQDETLARLRRFRATL is encoded by the coding sequence ATGAGCACACCACATGTACGCGTTCGTTTTTGTCCATCTCCTACCGGCACCCCGCACGTGGGGTTGATCCGCACCTGTCTGTTTAACTGGGCGTATGCGCGCCACACGGGCGGCACGTTCATTTTCCGTATCGAGGATACGGATCAGGCGCGTGACTCGGAGGAGTCGTACCAGCAGTTGCTGGAGTCGTTGCGCTGGTTGGGTTTGGACTGGGATGAGGGCGTTGAGGTTGGCGGCCCGCATGAGCCGTATCGGCAGTCGCAGCGGATGGATATTTACGCGGACGTCGCCCGTCAGTTGGTGGAGGCTGGCTACGCGTATGAATCGTTTACGACGCCGGAGGAAACCGAGGCTCGCCATGTTGCGGCTGGTCGTAACCCCAAGTTGGGGTATGACGGGTTTGACCGCGACCTGACCGAGGAACAGAAGGCGGCTTATCGCGCGGAAGGCCGCGAGCCCGTGCTACGCATGCGCATGCCGGATGAGGACATCACGTTTACGGATATTGTGCGTGGGGACGTCACCTTCAAGGCGGGTACGGTGCCCGATTACGTGATCGTGCGTGCGAACGGCCAGCCGCTCTACACGCTGACGAATCCGGTGGATGACGCGATGACGGAAGTGACGCACATTTTGCGTGGCGAAGACCTGCTGTCGTCTACTCCGCGGCAGATCGTGCTCTACCACGCGCTGCTCGAGCTGGGGATCGCGAAAGTGATCCCGGAGTATGGGCACCTGCCGTACGTCATGGGTGAGGGCAACAAGAAGCTCTCCAAGCGTGACCCGGAGGCCAACCTGCTGCTGCACCGCGAGCGTGGAATGATCCCCGAGGGTCTGCTGAATTATTTGGGTCTGCTCGGCTGGTCGGTTGCTGCTGACCGTGACCTATTTGACCGGGATGAGATGATCGAAAAGTTTGACGTATACGACGTCAACCCGAACCCGGCGCGTTTTGACGACAAGAAGGCAGTAGCGATCAACGCGGAGCACATTCGCCGTCTGGACGTTGAGGATTTGCGGGAGCGGTTGACTCCTTACCTGCATCGCGACGGCGTGGTCTCCGCTGCCGAGTATGGCAAGCTGTCCGAGCGCGAACAGTACCTCGTTGATGAGGCGACGCCGTTAGTCCAGACTCGGATTCAGTTGCTCGGCGAAGCGCCGGCACTGATGGCGTTCTTGTTTAAAGACGGCGAAGACCTGGCGTATGACGAAAAGGCCGTAGGCAAACTTCGCGACACAGCTCCGGCGGTGCTCGATGCGGCCATTGATGCGTTCGGTGAGCTGTCTGAGTGGAGTATCGACGCTATTCGCGCTGCCATGGACGAGCACGTGATCTCTGCTCTTGAGGTCAAACCACGCTTTGCCTATCAGCCGCTGTTTGTGGCGATGACGGGGACCAACGTGTCACTTCCCGTGGTTGATTCCATGGTGATCTTGGGGCAAGACGAGACTCTGGCGCGTCTGCGGCGTTTCCGCGCCACGCTCTAA
- a CDS encoding alpha/beta hydrolase → MTFGPASRSLFGLLCLLIVICAVIAVVAIRKHRPLRAVLATVLAGTMAMGGIGILANREGQFVFTWQQLADWLKGTDAVAVPQGIAPAIDPETAAADPAYHADFIPAGDSVPSKGAPRGEYKVVTWKGPQSGIESNVVVWLPDGWQNMSNLNVLTLLHGHPGKPHPVPEALNMDKVMAEAIDSGKLPPTMVVLPQLRIDDQEPDCIDTVNRPKCGTWVARDVPTMIKANFPVSHDPAKWAIGGYSSGAYCAGVMGVIAQDVFKTAMIFSGYDVPVVGSLQNASPRIKAEYTLSNMIAKMEHPQILASSSGADLDANKLVENLGHIDPGDGVITLHYEPSGGHGWVYWEKEFPRVVDWLGQIAAKQAESSNADVTAEAPFHQSIYAVYTIVAAAFALWAVTLIWRLRYYRQPDALASHELVLETSARESSPDARRDGRLAQTGRLLMDLLPVIIGIAAVTLGIGMAINHAIGTIGSPADLWGFLVKITPRSLL, encoded by the coding sequence ATGACTTTTGGACCTGCCTCCCGTTCACTCTTCGGGCTCCTATGCCTACTTATTGTGATCTGCGCTGTGATTGCCGTCGTCGCCATTCGCAAACACCGTCCGCTTCGAGCCGTGCTCGCCACCGTGCTAGCCGGCACGATGGCCATGGGCGGCATTGGTATCCTCGCCAACCGCGAAGGCCAATTCGTGTTCACCTGGCAACAACTAGCTGACTGGCTCAAAGGCACAGACGCAGTCGCAGTGCCACAAGGCATAGCACCCGCCATCGACCCCGAAACCGCAGCAGCAGACCCCGCCTACCACGCGGACTTCATCCCCGCTGGAGACAGCGTGCCAAGCAAAGGCGCCCCCCGCGGCGAATACAAAGTCGTCACCTGGAAAGGCCCACAATCGGGCATTGAGTCTAACGTCGTCGTCTGGCTACCCGACGGATGGCAGAACATGAGCAACCTGAACGTCCTCACGCTCCTGCACGGGCACCCAGGCAAACCCCACCCCGTACCCGAAGCACTCAACATGGACAAAGTCATGGCAGAGGCAATCGACTCCGGCAAACTCCCACCCACCATGGTCGTCCTCCCCCAGCTGCGAATCGACGACCAAGAACCAGACTGCATCGACACCGTCAACCGCCCCAAATGCGGCACCTGGGTAGCACGCGACGTTCCCACGATGATCAAAGCAAACTTCCCCGTCAGCCACGATCCAGCAAAGTGGGCCATCGGCGGCTACTCGTCAGGCGCCTACTGCGCCGGCGTCATGGGCGTCATCGCACAAGACGTTTTCAAAACCGCGATGATATTCTCCGGCTACGACGTACCCGTCGTCGGCTCACTACAAAACGCCTCCCCCAGAATCAAAGCCGAATACACGCTGTCTAACATGATCGCGAAAATGGAACACCCACAAATCCTCGCCTCATCATCGGGAGCTGATCTCGACGCCAACAAACTCGTCGAAAACCTCGGTCACATCGACCCCGGCGACGGCGTTATCACCCTCCACTACGAACCCAGCGGCGGCCACGGGTGGGTGTACTGGGAAAAAGAATTCCCCCGCGTCGTCGACTGGCTCGGCCAAATCGCCGCCAAACAAGCGGAATCCTCCAACGCCGACGTCACCGCCGAAGCTCCCTTCCACCAGTCCATCTACGCGGTCTACACCATCGTGGCAGCAGCCTTTGCGCTGTGGGCGGTAACTCTTATCTGGAGATTACGGTACTACCGGCAGCCGGACGCACTGGCTTCGCACGAACTGGTTCTTGAAACCAGCGCCCGCGAAAGTAGTCCCGACGCCCGGCGTGATGGCCGCCTTGCCCAAACAGGGCGCTTACTGATGGACCTCCTGCCAGTAATCATCGGAATTGCGGCGGTCACCCTCGGAATCGGCATGGCAATCAACCACGCAATCGGAACCATCGGCTCACCGGCAGACCTATGGGGCTTCCTCGTGAAAATCACGCCTCGAAGCCTGCTGTGA
- a CDS encoding SpaH/EbpB family LPXTG-anchored major pilin: MRSTRSLRKGFAVAVTAALAFGGAIAAGSAAYAVPDNINPDTPRSLTIHKHETKGNTAAKPDGTGNVEGDAIADVQFTLYEITNVDLNTHAGWETLSSTLGAPDAGTNTVPTNACTAVATNNSFTVDSTDFQVQEVKKLTTLADGTATWGNRTDNTDAPKIAAYLVCETDAPASVVTPARPFVITVPFPYEDAAATPADPAKASKKWLYDVHAYPKNELGEITKENVKQEDLGLGSNVKFTVTSSIPALPEGYDTFTHYVVSDKFDDRLSIALDNVVESVSIDNQPLTKDVDYEVKVDGQTARVHFINDGLTKLKDNQGKNVVVVFSTTVTSIGNGTIENDATYSSSPDKGFDPSKPGTPSEKVRTKWGDLRILKFADNDESKPLRDAKFQIFEAKDPYPTDGVCKAEKADAAMPITVDGKNTFESDENGLVKISGLFVSSMYEKEDASGAVVTEGKSSDTRCYVLEETEPPVGYIKADVQPVKVTAGETQVDTYDLKVENVKPLVPGLPLTGATGKLILLGSAGLLFVAAGGLIVATVRRRNQA; the protein is encoded by the coding sequence ATGAGATCGACAAGGAGCCTTCGTAAAGGCTTTGCTGTCGCGGTCACGGCCGCGCTAGCATTCGGCGGTGCAATCGCTGCCGGTAGCGCCGCATACGCCGTACCCGATAACATCAATCCGGACACACCACGGTCCCTTACCATTCACAAGCACGAGACAAAGGGCAACACGGCGGCGAAGCCGGACGGCACCGGAAACGTTGAAGGCGACGCGATCGCCGACGTGCAGTTCACGCTCTACGAAATCACCAACGTCGATTTGAACACGCACGCTGGCTGGGAAACCCTCTCGTCAACTCTCGGCGCACCGGATGCGGGAACGAACACTGTGCCGACGAACGCGTGTACGGCTGTTGCTACCAACAATTCGTTCACGGTCGATAGCACTGATTTCCAAGTTCAGGAAGTTAAGAAGCTCACTACACTTGCTGATGGTACGGCTACGTGGGGTAACCGCACTGATAACACGGACGCTCCGAAGATTGCCGCATACCTCGTCTGTGAGACGGACGCACCGGCATCCGTCGTCACCCCGGCTCGTCCGTTTGTGATCACCGTTCCGTTCCCGTACGAGGACGCGGCAGCGACCCCGGCTGATCCTGCCAAGGCATCGAAGAAGTGGCTCTACGACGTTCACGCTTACCCGAAGAACGAGCTCGGTGAGATCACGAAGGAAAACGTGAAGCAGGAAGACCTCGGCCTCGGCTCTAACGTGAAGTTCACCGTGACGTCCTCGATCCCGGCTCTGCCCGAGGGCTACGACACGTTCACCCACTACGTGGTGTCCGATAAGTTCGACGATCGTCTCTCGATCGCACTGGATAACGTGGTCGAATCTGTTTCGATCGATAACCAGCCTCTGACGAAGGATGTTGATTACGAAGTCAAGGTTGACGGGCAGACGGCACGCGTCCACTTCATCAATGACGGCCTGACGAAGCTCAAGGATAACCAGGGCAAGAATGTGGTCGTCGTCTTCTCCACCACCGTGACCTCGATCGGTAACGGCACCATCGAAAACGATGCGACCTACTCCTCGAGCCCCGACAAGGGATTCGACCCGTCCAAGCCGGGAACCCCATCTGAAAAGGTCCGTACCAAGTGGGGCGACCTCCGCATCCTGAAGTTTGCAGACAACGATGAGTCGAAGCCGCTTCGCGACGCGAAGTTCCAGATCTTCGAAGCCAAGGATCCGTACCCAACGGATGGCGTGTGCAAGGCCGAAAAGGCTGACGCCGCAATGCCGATCACGGTCGATGGAAAGAACACTTTCGAGTCTGACGAGAACGGCCTAGTGAAGATCTCCGGTCTCTTCGTCTCGTCGATGTACGAGAAGGAAGATGCTTCGGGCGCCGTTGTAACCGAAGGTAAGTCCTCGGATACGCGTTGCTACGTGCTCGAAGAGACCGAGCCGCCTGTTGGATACATCAAGGCTGACGTCCAGCCAGTTAAGGTCACCGCTGGCGAAACTCAGGTTGACACCTACGACCTGAAGGTTGAGAACGTAAAGCCTCTCGTTCCCGGTCTGCCCCTGACGGGTGCAACCGGTAAGCTGATCCTCCTCGGTTCGGCAGGCCTCCTGTTCGTTGCAGCCGGTGGCCTGATCGTGGCGACGGTTCGCCGTCGTAACCAGGCATAA
- a CDS encoding class C sortase yields MNTTPIRRAWKPSPTLVIGVVFAFVGLLLGTYPFASSWLNEVNQSHAASRYVEEVSDDSLQKSELAKAEQYNKALNMGVDLLSNERIPTSSGQLADNDLDYYSILSSSPSKIMSRLRIETIGVDLPIYHGTDDDTLLKGAGHLEGSSLPVGGENTHSVITAHRGLANATMFDNLPKLEVGDTFTLETFGRILTYKVTKISTVEPEDTESLRVDSGHDLVTLVTCTPLGVNTHRVLVTGERIWPTPAADLARAGEPTHPGFPMWAVVFVLGTVGLGVLLWKLGYEKPRSESETYANKPAKDQADRPARHRADAC; encoded by the coding sequence GTGAACACAACCCCGATCCGACGCGCATGGAAGCCGTCACCAACCCTAGTGATCGGGGTTGTGTTCGCGTTTGTCGGCCTACTACTCGGCACATACCCCTTCGCCTCCTCGTGGCTCAACGAAGTCAACCAATCCCACGCGGCTAGCCGGTACGTAGAAGAAGTCAGCGACGACTCCCTACAAAAATCCGAACTGGCCAAAGCAGAACAATACAATAAAGCACTCAACATGGGCGTCGACCTGCTCTCCAACGAGCGGATCCCGACGTCGTCAGGCCAACTTGCCGACAACGACCTCGACTACTACTCGATACTCAGCTCCTCACCATCGAAAATCATGTCGCGGCTCCGCATCGAAACGATCGGCGTTGACCTTCCCATCTACCACGGCACCGACGATGACACGCTCCTCAAAGGCGCCGGCCACCTCGAAGGAAGCTCGTTGCCCGTAGGTGGGGAGAACACTCATTCTGTGATCACGGCACACCGCGGCCTTGCGAATGCCACAATGTTCGACAACCTGCCGAAACTCGAAGTTGGCGACACGTTCACACTCGAAACCTTCGGCCGGATCCTCACCTACAAGGTCACGAAAATCTCCACTGTCGAACCCGAAGACACCGAATCACTTCGCGTGGATTCCGGGCACGACCTCGTCACCCTCGTCACATGTACTCCGCTCGGCGTCAACACCCACCGGGTGCTCGTCACCGGCGAACGCATCTGGCCCACCCCAGCCGCAGATTTAGCGCGTGCCGGCGAGCCCACCCACCCCGGATTTCCGATGTGGGCGGTGGTGTTCGTACTCGGAACCGTAGGGCTCGGAGTGTTGCTGTGGAAGCTCGGCTACGAAAAGCCGCGCAGCGAATCCGAAACATACGCAAACAAGCCGGCTAAAGACCAAGCGGACAGGCCCGCCCGGCATCGGGCAGACGCCTGCTAA